The genomic stretch GTTCATGATGACCGGGACACCGTCCCGGAACAGCTCGCCGATGGCGCGGGCGTCCCGGAAGCTGTCCGGGGTGACCGTGCCGATCCGGCGGCCCCGCTCCTCGGCGACATCCGCGGCCACCTTGACCCGCGGGTCGGTGACCCAGGCATCCCCGGACTCGGTCCCTTCGGAGTAGTCGTCGTCGTAGTAACGCTCGTCATCGTTGTCGTCAACGAGGCCCAGCCAGGCACTCGCCTTGCGCACCGATCCCATGGACGCCTCCTCTCACAGCGGTCCTTCTTGCTTTCCGCATCCCTATGGTCATCCATGATGCGGACGGCGCGCCAAGTGGATAGACGCCGCGCGGGGGGTTTGTGACGTTACTGGTGCACAGCGCATACGTCGAGAGCCCAAGCGTGCCAAGGGCCGTGCCCCACATGGCTGCTGACTGTGAGTGAAATATGATTCTTCGCGGCGTATGGGTGAGTCGCGGAGCGTACGGGTGAAGCGGGAGGGCATGAAAGGGGCCGCGGGGACGGCCGGTACGATGCGGCCGCTCCATGTCGTACGAACCTCGGGGGAACGTCGTGTTCGGAATAGTGAGGCCCTGCCGCCATCGGCTGGGGGAGCGGTTCACCGGTCAGTGGATGGCTCATCTGTGCGGTCTGTGCCTGGCGTTGCGCGGGGACCACGGTCAGTTCGCGCGGGTGGTGACGAACTACGACGGGCTGCTGATCTCGGTTCTGACGGAGGCTCAGGCCGTCGGGAGCGACGGACTGCGGCGCACGGCCGGCCCGTGTCCGCTGCGCGGGATGCGCACGGCGTCCGTGGCGCAGGGTGAGGGGGCGCGGCTCGCGGCGGCGGTCTCGCTGGTGCTGGCCTCGGCGAAGGTGCGGGACCATCTCGCCGACGGGGACGGGCTGCTGGCGCGCAAGCCGGTGGCGCTGGCCGCGCGCCGGGTCGCGTCGAGTTGGGGAGCCGCGGGGGCGCGCAGCGGTTCCGCGGTGGGGTTCGACACCGGGCTGCTGGTCGACGCGGTGGACCGGCAGGTGGGGATCGAGGCGCTGGCGGGGCCGGGGACCTCGCTGCTGGTGGTGACCGAGCCGACCGAGACCGCGACGGCGGCGGCCTTCGCGCATACGGCGGTGCTGGCCGGGCGGCCCGCGAACGCCGAGCCGCTCGCCGAGGCGGGGCGGCTGTTCGGACGGCTGGCGCATCTGCTGGACGCCGTGGAGGACCGGGAGGCCGACGCGGCGTCGGGGGCGTGGAACCCGCTGACGGCGACGGGGGCGTCCCTGACGGAGGCGCGGCGGCTGGCCGACGACGCGGTGCACGGCATCCGGCTGGCGTTGCGGGAGGTCGAGTTCACCGATCCGAAGCTGGTGCATGTGCTGTTGGTGCACGAGCTGCGGCGGTCGGTGGACCGGGCGTTCGGCACGGCGTCCTGCTCGCACATGGCGGGGCCGTACGCGCCGCCCGGAGGGCCGGGCGGTCCGGGGTTTCCTCCGGAGCCGCCCCGGCGGGATCGGCGGGGGCTGCTCACGGGGTGCGCGGTCTGGCTCGGGCTGGCCTGCACCTGCCAGATGTGCTGCGGGACGTTCGAGGACCCCTGGTCGCGGCAGCGGCGGGAGGGGCTGTGCACCAACTGCGATTGCAGCGGGTGCGGGGACTGCTGCAGCTGCTGCGACTGTTGCGGCAACTGCTGCGGGGACGACGGCTGCGGCTGTGACGGCTGCGACTGCGGGTGCAGTTGCTGAAGCAGGTGGACCGAGGCGCGCGGATGTTTCCGTGCGCCTCTTGTGTGCGGGGCCCGGCGGGGTCATTCTCACTTGCGGTGCATGTCAGGAACACGCCATTTCGGCAGCGTCTCACGGGCCCCCACCCCGTAGGGCCTTCCGCTTCCCAAGAGGAGGACCAGTGAGAACCAAGCGCACCAGACTGCTCGCCGTCGCCGCAGGGCTCGTCGCCGCCACCCTGGCCGGCGCGCCGGGCGCGGCCGCCGGTGACACCGCTCCCCGCAGTGCGGCACAACTCGCCCAAGTCCAGGACGCCGTGGCGGACGCCGCGGTCGACGGGACCGCCTGGTACGTCGACGAGACGAGTGGCCGCGTCGTGGTGACCGCGGACAGCACGGTCTCCAAGGCCGAGACCGCCCGTATCAAGAAGGCGGCCGGCGCCGACGCGGGCGCCGTGCGGATCGACCGCGCGCAGGGCGTCTTCCGGCCGCTGCTCTCCGCCGGGGACGCCATCTACGGTGGCCAGTACCGCTGTTCGCTCGGGTTCAACGTGGTCAGCGGCAGCACGTACTACTTCCTCACCGCCGGGCACTGCGGCAAGTCGGTGAGCACCTGGTACACCGACCAGGCCCACAACACGCTGATCGGCCCGACGCTCGGGGCCAGCTTCCCGGGCAACGACTACGCCCTCGTCCGCTACGACAACACCGGCCTCAGCCACCCCGGCGGCTACTCCGCCGCGGACGCCTATGTGGGCGAGTCCGTCAAGCGCACCGGCTCGACCACGGGCACCCACAGCGGGACCGTCACCGCGCTCGACGTCACCGTTCGCTACCAGGGCGGCGGCACGGTCCGGGGCATGATCCAGACCACGGTCTGCGCCGAGCCCGGCGACTCGGGCGGCCCGCTGTACGACGGGACGAAGGCGCTCGGCATCACCTCGGGCGGCAGCGGCAACTGCCGGACCGGCGGCACGACGTTCTACCAGCCCGTTCCGGAGGCGCTCAGCGCGTACCGGGTCAGCGTCTACTAGGCCCTCCCTTCAGTTCCTCACCCGTTCCGCACGTCGGTTGAAGGCTGCACGGCCGAAAGGCGCCCTTGCGTCCACCGGCCGTGTGGCCGAATACTCCCCGACAGCGCGCTTGTCAGGGGCACGGCATGTTCGGAATCCGGATGAATCCGGCCCCTGGCTGCGCCTCACGGGCCCGAAACCCCACGAGGGCCCCCGACTTCCCATGTGGAGGAACGAAAAGTGAGGATCAAGCGCACCACTCCCCGCAGCGGTATCGCGAGACGGACCCGGCTGATCGCCGTATCGACCGGCCTCGTGGCCGCCGCGGCCATCGCGATCCCCAGCGCGAACGCGGCCGACACCCCCACCACCTTCAGCTCCACCGAGCTGAAGAGCGCGAGCAGCTCCGTGCTCAAGGCCGACGTGCCGGGTACCGCCTGGGCCGTCGACAGCAAGACCAACCGGGTCGTCGTCACCGTCGACAGCACGGTCTCCAAGGCCGAGATCGCCAAGATCCGGCAGCAGGCGGGCGGCAACGCCGACGCCCTCACCATCAAGCACACCTCCGGCAAGTTCCAGAAGTACATCGCAGGTGGCGACGCCATCTATGCGAGTAGCTGGCGCTGCTCCCTCGGCTTCAACGTCCGCAACAGCGCGGGCGCCTACTACTTCCTGACCGCCGGTCACTGCACCGACGGCGCGGGCACGTGGTACTCGAACTCCGGACGGACGACGGTCCTCGGCCCGACCGCCGGCTCCAGCTTCCCGACGAACGACTACGGTCTGGTGCGCTACACCAACACCTCGATCACCAAGTCGGGCACCGCCGGGAACACGGACATCACCCGTGCGGGCACCCCGAGCGTGGGCACCACCGTCACCCGTGACGGCTCCACCACCGGTATCCACAGCGGCCGGGTCACCGCCCTGAACGCCACCGTGAACTACGGCGGCGGCGATGTCGTCTACGGCATGATCCAGACCACGGTCTGCGCCGAGCCCGGCGACTCCGGCGGCCCGCTCTACTCCACGAGCGGTATCGCCTACGGTCTGACCTCCGGCGGCAGCGGCAACTGCTCCTCCGGCGGTACGACCTTCTTCCAGCCCGTCGTGGAGGCCCTCAACGCCTACGGCATGAGCGTCTTCTAGAAGCACCCGGGCGCAGCCGGCAGCGCATTCAGAGCCCCCGTACGCAACTGTCGTGCGGGGGCTCGCCCTTGTCCGGAGTGCGGAGTTACGGTCGAAGGAGACACCAGGTAGGCACCTGACAACCTGATGCGTCCACTTCGGACCCTGGGGGCCGTGATGGTCGAGGAGCTGGTGGCGACGGGAGCGGCGCTCGCGTCGGTCGGAGCGGTGTACATGATGGCCGCGGCGCGGGTCGTCAAACAGTACGAACGCGGAGTCGTCTTCCGGCTCGGCAAACTCCGTTCCCAGGTGCGCGAGCCGGGGTTCACGCTGATCGTCCCCGTGGTGGACCGGCTGCACAAGGTGAACATGCAGATCGTCACGATGCCGGTGCCGGCCCAGGAGGGCATCACCCGGGACAACGTCACGGTGCGGGTGGACGCGGTCGTGTACTTCAAGGTCGTCGACGCGGCCGACGCCCTGGTGCGGGTCGAGGACTACCGGTTCGCGGTCTCGCAGATGGCGCAGACCTCGCTGCGGTCGATCATCGGCAAGAGCGACCTGGACGACCTGCTGTCGGACCGGGAGAAGCTGAACCAGGGTCTTGAGCTGATGATCGACAGCCCCGCCATCGGCTGGGGCGTGCAGATCGACCGGGTCGAGATCAAGGACGTCTCCCTGCCCGAGACCATGAAGCGGTCGATGGCCCGGCAGGCCGAGGCGGCGCGGGACCGGCGGGCCCGGGTCATCAACGCCGACGCCGAGCTCCAGGCGTCGAAGAAGCTCGCCGAGGCGGCGCAGCAGATGGAGGCCACTCCGGCCGCGCTCCAACTGAGGCTGCTCCAGACCGTGGTGGCGGTCGCGGCCGAGAAGAACTCCACGCTGGTGCTGCCGTTCCCGGTGGAGCTGCTGAGGTTCCTGGAGCGGGCGGCGCAGCCGCCGGCGGTCGCCGCGGCGCCGGGGGCGGTCGCCGCGCCGGGGGTGGACGCCGCGCCACCGCCCGCTTCACAACCTCCGGCTGTCGAGCCCCTGTTGGAACCGGACCCCGAAGGGTCGGATTCAAGACAGGAGTAGACCTTACGCACTGCTTATCGGTTACTCGCACGTAGTGTTTGCAGTGCGAACCCGCCTGGGTGACCATGCACGGTCAAGGGTGCGGGGATGCGGTGTGACGGCCGTGTGTACGTCCTGAAGTCGACCTTGTGTGCCCCCTGTGAGGATCGGAATAGTAGGCGCCGATCAACCGGCACGGACGCGGCTTTTTGCTGTGCGCCGCCTCTGTGTCCGTACGCCTTCCGGTCCGAGAGGCCCCCACAGCCTCCGGTCCGACCCCCCACAGGAGGACGTGAGTTGAAGCACCGACGCATACCCAAGCGGCGGGCCGCCGCGGTAGGTGCGGGCATCGCCGCACTGGTGGCCGCGGGAGTTACCTTCCAGACTGCGAACGCCAGCGAGCCCACTGCGGCCGCCACGCCCGAGACCCTGTCGGTCAAGGCGGCCGGAAAGCTCGCCTCGACGCTGGTCCAGGATCTCGGCAACGCCGCCGCCGGCACGTACTACGACGCACAGAGCAAGAACCTCGTCGTGAACGTCCTGGACAAGGACGCCGCGGAAACCGTCGAGGAGGCCGGGGCCAAGGCCCGGGTCGTGGCCAACTCGCTGGCCGAGCTGAAGAGCGCGCGCGGCACGCTCAAGCAGGACGCGACGATTCCGGGCACCTCCTGGGTGACCGACCCGACGACCAACAGAATCGTCGTCACGGCCGACCGCACGGTCTCCGACGCCGAGTGGGCGAAGCTCGGCGAGGTCGTCGACGGGCTCGGTGGCACGGCGGAACTCCAGCGCACGAAGGGGGAGTTCAAGCCGTTCATCGCCGGTGGTGACGCCATCCTCGGTGGCAGTGGCCGCTGTTCGCTCGGCTTCAACGTGGTCAAGGGCGGGGAGCCGTTCTTCCTGACCGCGGGGCACTGCACCGAGGGCATCACCGACTGGCAGGACTCGAGCGGGAACGAGCTCGGCTCCAACGAGGTGTCCAGCTTCCCGGACAACGACTACGGGCTGGTGAAGTACACGGCGGAGGTCGAGCACCCGAGCGAGGTCAACCTCTACAACGGGTCCACGCAGGCGATTTCCGGTGCGGCGGACGCGACGGTGGGCATGGAGGTCACCCGGAGCGGGTCGACCACGCAGGTGCACTCCGGCAAGGTCACCGGGCTCGACGCCACCGTGAACTACGGCAACGGTGACATCGTCAACGGGCTGATCCAGACCGATGTCTGCGCCGAGCCCGGGGACAGTGGTGGGTCGCTGTTCTCCGGGGACAAGGCGGTCGGGCTGACGTCCGGTGGCAGCGGTGACTGCACCTCCGGTGGGGAGACGTTCTTCCAGCCGGTGACCGAGGCGCTGTCGGCGACGGGTACGGAGATCGGCTGACGGTTCCTGTTCGTCTTCGTCTACGCGAAGTCCCGTCCCGGGTGTGTGGGGGCGGGACTTTCGTGTGCGGGTGCGGGTGCGTTGTGGTTTTTGGGGTTCCCACCCGCACCACCCGTGCGAATAGCGTTGTCGGGTGCGGGTGGCCCCTGCGGGGGTGGGGCGCCGTCGGCGGCTGCGGGTTGGCGGCGGTGGTTGTGGGTGTTGTGGGGGTTATCCCGCCTCCGTTGGTGAGCGTTCGGCCTCTCGTCTCCTGCGTAGTTCCGACGCCAGCAGTGTGATGACGATGCCGGCCGCCGCCCAGGCCGACAGGACCAGTAGGGCGTCTGTGGTGTCGTTGCTGTCGAAGTAGGCGATCGAGCGGGCCACCCAGGTGCCGGCGCCCGGGGGGAGGGCGGGGCCGATCGCCTGCCAGAACGGGGGGAGCATCGGGTAGGGGAAGGCGCCGCCTGCGCTGGGGTTGCCGGCGATCACCACCAGGAGGATGGCCAGGCCGATTCCTACGATGCCGAACATGCCCTGGAGGGCCAGCGTGGCCGCGCCCACCGCGAAGGTGACCAGGGCGCCCAGGCCCCAGAGGGCTACCACGCTGCCCGGCAGCGCGTTCAGGATCGGGCCCACGATCACCGCGCCGCCCAGTCCGCCGACGATCGCCACCAGTGCCATCACCGACAGGCGGATCGCCGCGCGGCGCGGGTTGGCGGGGCGGGCGCCGCTGCTGATCGCCAGGATCGAGGCGCAGAGGTAGCCGCCCACGCACCAGCCGACGACCAGGTAGAACGCGGACAGTCCGTCGAAGTCCCGGGGGGAGGCCGGGGCCACGTCGACTGTTCTGAT from Streptomyces davaonensis JCM 4913 encodes the following:
- a CDS encoding cell division protein SepF gives rise to the protein MGSVRKASAWLGLVDDNDDERYYDDDYSEGTESGDAWVTDPRVKVAADVAEERGRRIGTVTPDSFRDARAIGELFRDGVPVIMNLTAMEAADAKRVVDFAAGLIFGLRGSIERVSTRVFLLTPADTEIINGEPAAHRTDGFFNQS
- a CDS encoding DUF5685 family protein, which encodes MFGIVRPCRHRLGERFTGQWMAHLCGLCLALRGDHGQFARVVTNYDGLLISVLTEAQAVGSDGLRRTAGPCPLRGMRTASVAQGEGARLAAAVSLVLASAKVRDHLADGDGLLARKPVALAARRVASSWGAAGARSGSAVGFDTGLLVDAVDRQVGIEALAGPGTSLLVVTEPTETATAAAFAHTAVLAGRPANAEPLAEAGRLFGRLAHLLDAVEDREADAASGAWNPLTATGASLTEARRLADDAVHGIRLALREVEFTDPKLVHVLLVHELRRSVDRAFGTASCSHMAGPYAPPGGPGGPGFPPEPPRRDRRGLLTGCAVWLGLACTCQMCCGTFEDPWSRQRREGLCTNCDCSGCGDCCSCCDCCGNCCGDDGCGCDGCDCGCSC
- a CDS encoding S1 family peptidase — protein: MRTKRTRLLAVAAGLVAATLAGAPGAAAGDTAPRSAAQLAQVQDAVADAAVDGTAWYVDETSGRVVVTADSTVSKAETARIKKAAGADAGAVRIDRAQGVFRPLLSAGDAIYGGQYRCSLGFNVVSGSTYYFLTAGHCGKSVSTWYTDQAHNTLIGPTLGASFPGNDYALVRYDNTGLSHPGGYSAADAYVGESVKRTGSTTGTHSGTVTALDVTVRYQGGGTVRGMIQTTVCAEPGDSGGPLYDGTKALGITSGGSGNCRTGGTTFYQPVPEALSAYRVSVY
- a CDS encoding S1 family peptidase, translated to MRIKRTTPRSGIARRTRLIAVSTGLVAAAAIAIPSANAADTPTTFSSTELKSASSSVLKADVPGTAWAVDSKTNRVVVTVDSTVSKAEIAKIRQQAGGNADALTIKHTSGKFQKYIAGGDAIYASSWRCSLGFNVRNSAGAYYFLTAGHCTDGAGTWYSNSGRTTVLGPTAGSSFPTNDYGLVRYTNTSITKSGTAGNTDITRAGTPSVGTTVTRDGSTTGIHSGRVTALNATVNYGGGDVVYGMIQTTVCAEPGDSGGPLYSTSGIAYGLTSGGSGNCSSGGTTFFQPVVEALNAYGMSVF
- a CDS encoding slipin family protein is translated as MVEELVATGAALASVGAVYMMAAARVVKQYERGVVFRLGKLRSQVREPGFTLIVPVVDRLHKVNMQIVTMPVPAQEGITRDNVTVRVDAVVYFKVVDAADALVRVEDYRFAVSQMAQTSLRSIIGKSDLDDLLSDREKLNQGLELMIDSPAIGWGVQIDRVEIKDVSLPETMKRSMARQAEAARDRRARVINADAELQASKKLAEAAQQMEATPAALQLRLLQTVVAVAAEKNSTLVLPFPVELLRFLERAAQPPAVAAAPGAVAAPGVDAAPPPASQPPAVEPLLEPDPEGSDSRQE
- a CDS encoding S1 family peptidase translates to MKHRRIPKRRAAAVGAGIAALVAAGVTFQTANASEPTAAATPETLSVKAAGKLASTLVQDLGNAAAGTYYDAQSKNLVVNVLDKDAAETVEEAGAKARVVANSLAELKSARGTLKQDATIPGTSWVTDPTTNRIVVTADRTVSDAEWAKLGEVVDGLGGTAELQRTKGEFKPFIAGGDAILGGSGRCSLGFNVVKGGEPFFLTAGHCTEGITDWQDSSGNELGSNEVSSFPDNDYGLVKYTAEVEHPSEVNLYNGSTQAISGAADATVGMEVTRSGSTTQVHSGKVTGLDATVNYGNGDIVNGLIQTDVCAEPGDSGGSLFSGDKAVGLTSGGSGDCTSGGETFFQPVTEALSATGTEIG
- a CDS encoding YhgE/Pip domain-containing protein; the encoded protein is MTQNSFLAELKDAVTPRATLLVLGVLALQLLFIASYVGALHDPKPKDVPFGVVAPQAAAEQAVTRLDRLPGSPLDPRVVADEATAREQIMNRDIDGALIINPARTTDTLLVASGGGTVLATTLEKYLTTLEASQQRTIRTVDVAPASPRDFDGLSAFYLVVGWCVGGYLCASILAISSGARPANPRRAAIRLSVMALVAIVGGLGGAVIVGPILNALPGSVVALWGLGALVTFAVGAATLALQGMFGIVGIGLAILLVVIAGNPSAGGAFPYPMLPPFWQAIGPALPPGAGTWVARSIAYFDSNDTTDALLVLSAWAAAGIVITLLASELRRRREAERSPTEAG